One Chanodichthys erythropterus isolate Z2021 chromosome 10, ASM2448905v1, whole genome shotgun sequence DNA segment encodes these proteins:
- the mdh2 gene encoding malate dehydrogenase, mitochondrial, which yields MFSRIVRPTATLARSLSTASQNNAKVAVLGAAGGIGQPLSLLLKNSPLVSELSLYDIAHTPGVAADLSHIETRAHVTGYIGADQLGAALKGCEVVVIPAGVPRKPGMTRDDLFNTNATIVATLADACARHCPQAMICIISNPVNSTIPITSEVMKKHGVYNPNRVFGVTTLDIVRANTFVAELKGLDPARVNVPVVGGHAGKTIIPLISQCTPKVEFPADQLSALTGRIQEAGTEVVKAKAGAGSATLSMAYAGARFTFSLLDAMNGKEGVVECAFVRSEETECKYFSTPLLLGKNGIEKNLGLGKLSAFEEKLVAEAMDELKGSIKKGEDFVSNMK from the exons AACAATGCGAAAGTAGCTGTCTTGGGCGCTGCAGGTGGCATCGGGCAGCCCCTGTCCCTCCTGCTGAAGAACAGCCCTCTAGTGAGCGAACTGTCACTGTATGATATTGCCCACACTCCTGGAGTGGCAGCTGACCTCAGTCACATCGAGACCAGAGCCCATGTCACAG GGTACATCGGAGCAGATCAGCTGGGTGCTGCACTGAAAGGCTGTGAGGTTGTTGTCATCCCTGCTGGTGTCCCAAGGAAGCCTG GTATGACCCGTGATGACCTGTTCAACACCAATGCCACCATTGTGGCCACACTAGCTGATGCCTGTGCCCGTCACTGCCCTCAGGCCATGATCTGCATCATTTCAAACCCT GTGAACTCCACTATCCCCATCACATCAGAGGTGATGAAGAAACACGGCGTCTACAACCCCAACAGAGTCTTTGGTGTGACAACACTGGATATTGTCAGAGCAAACACTTTTGTTGCTGAGCTCAAA GGCCTTGATCCCGCCCGAGTTAATGTGCCCGTGGTTGGAGGTCATGCAGGAAAGACCATCATTCCTCTCATTTCACAG TGCACACCCAAGGTTGAGTTCCCTGCAGATCAGCTATCTGCTTTGACCGGCAGGATCCAGGAAGCAGGAACTGAAGTTGTGAAGGCTAAAGCTGGTGCAG GCTCGGCAACTCTGTCCATGGCCTATGCTGGAGCCAGGTTCACATTCTCCCTTCTCGATGCCATGAATGGAAAAGAGGGTGttgttgaatgtgcatttgTGAGATCTGAGGAAACAGAGTGCAAATACTTCTCTACACCTCTCCTGCTTGGG AAAAATGGCATTGAAAAGAACCTCGGCCTTGGCAAGCTCTCTGCGTTTGAGGAGAAGCTGGTAGCTGAAGCTATGGATGAACTGAAGGGCTCCATCAAGAAAGGAGAAGATTTTGTTTCAAACATGAAGTGA